GCTTGAGGTCCGCCGCGAGGTCCCCGGTGTCCGGGAAGCCGGTCCAGCCGCCCTCCGTCTGCGCGTCCCCGGCGAGCGCGAGCGAGGCGTCCAGCAGGACCGCCGCCTTCGACGGCCACCAGCGGTAGATCGTCTGCTTGCCGACGCCCGCGCGGGCGGCGATGGCCTCGATGGTCAGCCTGTTGTAGCCGACCTCCCCGACCAGTGCGAGCGCCGCGTCGAGGATGGCCCGCCGGGAGCGGTCGCTGCGGCGGGCGGGGTCGGGGGCCTTGCCGTCGGACGTTCTGCTGCTCATTCGGACAAATTATCAACGCGAGACGTCTCGTCTTTGTGTCATTCCGTAAACCACCCAATCAGTTCACTGCGCGGTCTCCGTCGAGGAGAGACGATTCTCTCCACATCTCCCGTGAGTCGTGAGGAGCCTTCTTTGCGCAGAGACGCCACACCCCGGCGCTACTTGATGTGCCCACCCGCACACTTCAAGGTCACGTACTCCATCAACCCGTGGATGGATCCCACGAAACCGGTGGACCTGCCCCTCGCACATGCCCAGTGGGAAGACCTCCGGGACCGCTACCGCTCCCTCGGCCACACCGTCGAGACGCTCGTACCGGACCCCGGGCTGCCCGACATGGTCTTCGCCGCGAACGGCGCCCTCGTCGTCGACGGCCGGGTGCTCGGCGCCCGGTTCGCCTACCCGGAGCGCGCCGCCGAGGCGGAGATCCACCTCGACTGGTTCCGGACCCACGGCTTCCAGGACGTCCACGAGCCGTCCCATGTCAACGAGGGCGAGGGCGATTTCGCGGTCACCGCGAGCTACATCCTGGCCGGCCGGGGCTTCCGCTCCAGCCCGCTCTCGCACGACGAGGCGCAGGAGTTCTTCGGCCGGCCGGTCATCGGCCTCGACCTGGTGGACCCCCGGTACTACCACCTGGACACGGCGCTGTGCGTGCTCGACGGCGACGAGGTCATGTACTACCCGCCGGCCTTCTCGCCCGGCAGTCAGGCGGTGCTCGGGCGGCTGTTCCCGGACGCGTTGATCGCCGGCGCCGAGGACGCGGCGGCCCTCGGCCTGAACGCGGTCTCCGACGGCCGGCACGTCCTGCTCCCGCAGGCGGCGGCCGGGCTGTTCGCACCCCTGCGGGACCGGGGCTTCGAGCCGGTCCCGATGGACCTGGGCGAGCTGCTCAAGGGCGGCGGCAGCGTGAAGTGCTGCACCCAGGAGCTGCGGATGTAGCGACTGCTGCGCGGCCGCGTCCGCGCAGCTACGGGGTGGCCGGCGGCCACTCCTGACCCCAGTCGGCGTCCCGCGCCGCC
The Streptomyces sp. NBC_01296 DNA segment above includes these coding regions:
- the ddaH gene encoding dimethylargininase, with the protein product MSREEPSLRRDATPRRYLMCPPAHFKVTYSINPWMDPTKPVDLPLAHAQWEDLRDRYRSLGHTVETLVPDPGLPDMVFAANGALVVDGRVLGARFAYPERAAEAEIHLDWFRTHGFQDVHEPSHVNEGEGDFAVTASYILAGRGFRSSPLSHDEAQEFFGRPVIGLDLVDPRYYHLDTALCVLDGDEVMYYPPAFSPGSQAVLGRLFPDALIAGAEDAAALGLNAVSDGRHVLLPQAAAGLFAPLRDRGFEPVPMDLGELLKGGGSVKCCTQELRM